A single window of Cydia fagiglandana chromosome 25, ilCydFagi1.1, whole genome shotgun sequence DNA harbors:
- the LOC134676865 gene encoding uncharacterized protein LOC134676865, with protein MASKKPKTELVAICKLEFYRKQKNWKFCSQKREAKDPNKKRSKSTNAKLNQTYNIAPAPKKPDAEPVPVAPEPAEPEEQQNLDEAFVEAETGTASESDEPPAEGQDILKDVLETETGKPSSQSEPPWSPYSPRWSIQRWAERHRLWNTEHTQAPPCPTFNPSCPTFDPPCPTFDPPCPTRSCLTHDPIYPLQNQGVNPPTYPQKNLQDANCPIYDNNYNKIQQDLYSNQNFQHSTYDANYPTYTKHTEFDPKYASVVYYNSCYQDFDVPHRGHNEAFVPQNDEMNVGKEWDDREWCAGEGAGWSEPGWLAGGGTGGERGRGERAGRGGRRGRGLAARPEFGVSLRQPAFGGEQRIHSRRRARPTLYTDRPAARPRTSDRINRPRSGRGRGSTHRCPPRASTRGTPPATDIFKGSAALRRNPSSRPRPHPAPPSPALQRPYPGRFLPDHPRLAGADGASGTGNMLPHRYRDPGPTQHHLPLRFNDPILAGSFRTTPDLQGQTGQAGQHHLPLRFNDPILAGSFRTTPDLQGQTGQAGQVTCCPTGTATPGPPSTTFPCASTTLSWPVPSGPPPTCRGRRGKRDR; from the exons atggcTTCAAAAAAGCCCAAAACCGAGTTGGTGGCTATTTGTAAACTTGAATTTTACAGGAAACAGAAAAACTGGAAGTTTTGCTCTCAGAAACGTGAAGCGAAGGATCCCAATAAGAAACGTAGTAAAAGTACCAA TGCAAAACTGAACCAGACCTACAACATAGCACCGGCACCCAAGAAGCCAGATGCGGAACCAGTCCCAGTAGCCCCAGAACCTGCAGAGCCCGAGGAACAGCAGAACCTGGATGAAGCGTTTGTGGAGGCGGAGACTGGGACAGCCTCAGAGTCGGACGAGCCCCCGGCGGAGGGGCAGGATATCTTGAAAGATGTCCTTGAGACTGAGACAG GGAAGCCTTCATCTCAATCGGAGCCCCCCTGGAGCCCCTATTCGCCACGCTGGTCCATCCAACGCTGGGCGGAGCGCCACCGCCTCTGGAACACTGAACATACCCAAGCTCCACCATGCCCCACTTTTAATCCATCGTGCCCCACGTTTGATCCACCGTGCCCCACGTTTGATCCACCATGCCCCACTCGCAGTTGCCTTACACATGATCCAATATATCCTTTACAAAATCAAGGCGTTAACCCTCCAACATACCCTCAGAAAAACCTTCAAGACGCTAattgtcctatttatgataaCAACTATAATAAAATACAGCAAGACTTATATTCGAATCAAAATTTTCAACACTCGACTTACGACGCAAATTACCCCACATACACAAAACATACAGAATTCGACCCAAAATATGCAAGTGTGGTCTACTATAACTCGTGCTACCAAGACTTTGATGTGCCCCATAGAGGGCACAATGAGGCTTTTGTGCCCCAGAATGATGAGATGAATGTGGGGAAGGAGTGGGATGATAGGGAGTGGTGCGCGGGGGAGGGCGCGGGGTGGAGCGAGCCGGGTTGGCTGGCAG GCGGCGGCACTGGGGGTGAGCGGGGGCGCGGGGAGCGGGCCGGGCGGGGAGGACGCCGTGGACGGGGGCTGGCGGCGCGACCTG AGTTCGGTGTCTCGCTGCGACAGCCTGCCTTCGGTGGCGAGCAGCGAATTCATTCGCGGCGCCGCGCTCGCCCCACACTCTACACAGATCGACCTGCTGCTCG GCCCAGAACCAGCGACCGCATTAACCGGCCCCGCTCTGGCCGCGGCCGTGGCTCGACACACCGCTGCCCTCCGCGAGCTTCTACACGAGGCACACCGCCGGCAACAG ATATCTTCAAAGGAAGCGCCGCCCTACGACGAAATCCCAGTTCGCGACCCCGGCCCCACCCAGCACCACCTTCCCCTGCGCTTCAACGACCCTATCCTGGCCGGTTCCTTCCGGACCACCCCCGACTTGCAGGGGCAGACGGGGCAAGCGGGACAGGTAACATGTTGCCCCACAGGTACCGCGACCCCGGCCCCACCCAGCACCACCTTCCCCTGCGCTTCAACGACCCTATCCTGGCCGGTTCCTTCCGGACCACCCCCGACTTGCAGGGGCAGACGGGGCAAGCGGGACAG CACCACCTTCCCCTGCGCTTCAACGACCCTATCCTGGCCGGTTCCTTCCGGACCACCCCCGACTTGCAGGGGCAGACGGGGCAAGCGGGACAGGTAACATGCTGCCCCACAGGTACCGCGACCCCGGGCCCACCCAGCACCACCTTCCCCTGCGCTTCAACGACCCTATCCTGGCCGGTTCCTTCCGGACCACCCCCGACTTGCAGGGGCAGACGGGGCAAGCGGGACAGGTAA